CCGAAGTACACGAGCGGGAGGTACCCCGCGATGTAGTACAGGGTGTGCGCGAACACTGCCCAGGTCGCGGGGTCGCCGAGCAGCTTCGCGTAGTTGTCGAGGCCGACCCACTCGGCGGGAGCGAGCAGGTTCCACTCAGTGAGACTGATCACGGCAGCGGCAACCATCGGGCCGAGCACGAAGAACAGCAGTGGCAAGGCGCTCGGGAGCAGGAATGCAGCGACGACGAGCGCGTGACGGATGCCCCGACGACGCCGCGGCCGCACGGCTCGCGGCGGGACGGGAGAGTCCGCGGCGATCGGGATCGCCGTGGGCGGGGTCGTGACGACGCTCACGCGCGGGCCGCCTGTTCCACGAGACGGGCACGGATGAGGCGGCCCTGGTCGCCGGTGAGCCCCTCGGACTCGAACGGGGTGGCGAGCACGAGTGCGGCGGCGCCCTGCGCCCAGCTGTCGTCCTGCCATCGTTCGACTTCGACCGGGATGCTCCGGCGGCGCGCCATGAGGTGCGCGCGGAACGCCGGCTCGAATCCCCCCGACCAGTGCGCCCAGGCGGCCGTGCCCTCGCCGAGCACGATGACGAGGGCCGGGTCGACGACCTGCACGACGCCCGCGAGCGTTCGACCGAGCAGCCGACCGGCATCCTCGAAGACGCCGATCGCACCGGACTCGCCTCGATCGGCGGCGGCGAGCAGCTCCGCGATGCCGGCCCCGGCGGGGAGGGCACCGCGCTCGCGCCCCGCGGAGACCAGGGCGTCTTCGCTGATGTGCGCCTCGAGGCATCCGCGGTTGCCGCATCGGCACGCCGGGCCCTCGTCGGCGACCGGGAAGTGTCCGAGCTCGCCGGCTCCACCCGACGCGCCGCGCATGATCCTGCCATTCGCGACGACGGCCGCGCCCACGCCGGTGCCGATCGTCACGACGAGGAAGTTCGCGGCCGTGCGTCCGAGTCCGAAGAGACGCTCGGCGGCGGCGAGCGCGTTGACGTTGTTCTCGACGATGACCGGGAGCCCGAGCGACCGTCGCAGTGACTCGCCGATCGGCACCTGCACCCAATCGAGCTGGGGCGCATCGACGACCCCGCTGCCCGGGAGATCGACCGAGCCGGGCACGCCCACGCCCACGCCGAGGAGCGGTGCGTCGGCGCCCCCGTCGATGAAGTTGCGGATGCGTTCGGCGAGCTCGGCGAGGGAAGTGGCCGCGGCGGCATCGAACGGCTCGCTCTGCGAGCGCAGCACTCGCCCGTCGATGCCCACCTCGACGAAGGCGATGTGATCGGCGACGACCTTGATGCCGATCGCCCGCCCGCCGCCGGCCACGAGACCGAGCAGGCGCGCAGGCCGTCCGCCGCTCGAGGGAGCCGATTCCAGCTCGACGACGAGGCCGTCGCTGATGAGCTCGCGCGTCAGTTGCGTCATGAGGGCCGGCGACACCGACAGGGTGCGCGCGAGCTCCGCACGAGACGCCGGCCCGCTCGCACCGAGGTGCGCGAGGATGGCCGACCGGTTCACGTCGGTGCGTTCGGTCGAGCTGATCGCCATTGATTCCCTCGCTTAGTTCAGGACTAAATAAACAGTAGAAGAATCTCCAGGAAACGTCAATGGCAAGGGTTGCCCGAACACCCATACCGCTCGTCCGCTTCTCGGCGCCGCGAAGCTGGGACGCCGGTATTCTTTGGGCATGGGCACGCTGTATCTCGGCAAGCTCCGGCAGGAAGTCGAGATCGAGGATTACGCGCTCGCTCACGTGCACGCCGTGATCGTCGCGAAGTTCCGTGTGCACGAGAAGTTCATCCTGTCGTGGGAGCACCTGCAGGCCGAGCACGGCCAAGACAGCTTCTGGCTGCATCCGGCGATGGAACTCTGGGCGACCTTCGACACCCACGAGCGCCCGCACCTCGACCGGGATTGGCTCGAAGAGCTCATGTGCGAGGCGAACACGAACGGCGGCATCATCGTCACCGACGAGATGCTCGCTCGACACCGCCTGCTCGTGCTCGAACCTTCGTCGCAGGTCGACCCTTCGTTGCAGCTCACGCCCACTTCGTGACTGAGTCGGCGCCGGCCTCGAAGGCCTGTGTGATCAGCCGCGTGCTTCGCGCATCGCCTCGGCGATCTCCAGGAGCGCCGCCGCGATCGCGATGTTCGACTGGGCGATCGCGGCGGACGCGAAATCGTGCCGGTCATTTGCGTCCTTGACGTCGGGACCTGTGTTCCGGTAGATCGCGGAAACCGCGCTCAGTGCGCTCTCGACGTGGGTCCGTGCAGAGTCTGGGGTGGCGTTCATGCCCGCACTCTATCCGCGGGTCATTACGGCGGGAAGCCGCGATGAGGGTGGTGCCCCTGGAGGGACTCGAACCCCCAACCCTTTCCTTAGGACGGAACTGCTCTTCCATTGAGCTACAGAGGCTGACCGCATGAGTCTACCGGCTGACGGTAGCGTGTTCAGCGATGCCGATCGGCATGGATGCGAGCGCGGCGGGGCCGCGAGAGAAGAGGCTGGGGTGAGCCGCACAGCGGGCGCGACGAGGTTCTGGGTTGGCGCATCGACGATGGGAAGGATCGGATCGGCGGCGCGCGGCATCCGACCGCTCGATGTCGCGGCCGATGGCACGGCCACCCTCGGTGAGGTCGTCGATGTCGGGCCGAACCCCACGTACCTCGCGTTCTCGGCGGCAACCGGCGTGCTCGGCATCGTGCACGAACTGAGCAGCGGCCTCGTCTCGGCGTGGACGATCGAGGGCGACACCGCCCTCCCGTTCGGCGACGCGGGCTCGACCGGCGCGGCCGATCCGTGCCATCTCTCGTTCAACGAGGCGGGCGACCTCGTCTTCGCCGCCAACTACTCGGGGAGCAGGCTGTCGGTGCATCCGGTGGGTCCGGATGCCGCGGCCGAGGCCGTGCTCACCGTCGACTTCGAGGGTTCCGGCCCGAACCGCGGGCGGCAGGAGGCGCCGCACCCACACCAGGCCGTGCTCGATTCCGCACGCGATCGCGTGCTCGTGCCCGACCTCGGGGCCGATCGCATCCGCGTGCTCAGCCTCCGCGACCTGCCCGTCGCACTCGAGCACTACGACGCCGACGACATCGTCGTGCACGCCGGCGCAGGCCCTCGTCACCTCGTGATCGACGGCGACCTCGCGATCACCGCGAACGAACTCGACCGCACGGTGAGCATCGTCGATCTCGCCGCGGGTCGCGAGCTCGCGTGGTTCCCGGTCGACGAGACGGTCGAGCCGCGCGGACTCGGGTTCTCCGCCATCCGGCTGACGCGCGACGGCATCGTGCTCGTCGGCGACCGAGACGCCGACGCGGTGAGCGCGCTGCGGTTCGATGCCGACACGCTGGCCCTCGAACTCGTCGTCTCGGTGCCGACGGGCGGGCGGCATCCGCGAGACCTCCATGTGACGCACGACGAGCGATTCGCACTCGTCGCCGACCAGGGCTCGGACTCCATCGCGATCGTCGCGCTCGAGCACGGTGTGCCGACCGGCGTCATCGGCACGGTTGCGACGCCCGCGCCGTCGTGCCTCGCACGGATGCCGTAGGCAGGGCCCGGGGCCGGGGTTTCGATACGCTGCATCGCCGCTACTCAACCGCCGGAGGCCGGGGCGGTCAGCCGGGAGGGTAGAGGTACAGCGCCGACCCGGCGGGGATCGTGCGCCGGTGGTACGAGTGGTCGGAGTTCTGGTTGTACTCCTCGATGTTCACGCTGCCGTCGCCGTTGATCGACTGCACGTAAGCCACGTGGTTGTAGGGGAACCAGGCGATCGCACCGACCACGGGCTCGCTGCTCGTCGGCCAGCCGTTGCGCGCCCACGCGTCGGCCCATGAGTGCGCGCTTCCAGCTCCGAGCGAGGCCCAGTCCCACTTCCATGGACCGCTCGTGACGCCGGCGTCGCGGTTCAAGCGCCACGCCGCGAAGTCGACGCACTCCCGGAAGTAATATCGCAGCGGTGAGAGGCCTCCGCCGAAGT
The Agromyces albus DNA segment above includes these coding regions:
- a CDS encoding CHAP domain-containing protein produces the protein MALPAYAFMPGGESFGASGSFSLAVAEAQDVEVSSLAAGAAVSNEGFAVTSKAEIEAAKAEQEAADRAAWASNLASRGTGDYAVYTVKAEGDDYPWWDQVPDDFGGGLSPLRYYFRECVDFAAWRLNRDAGVTSGPWKWDWASLGAGSAHSWADAWARNGWPTSSEPVVGAIAWFPYNHVAYVQSINGDGSVNIEEYNQNSDHSYHRRTIPAGSALYLYPPG
- a CDS encoding DUF7882 family protein, with amino-acid sequence MGTLYLGKLRQEVEIEDYALAHVHAVIVAKFRVHEKFILSWEHLQAEHGQDSFWLHPAMELWATFDTHERPHLDRDWLEELMCEANTNGGIIVTDEMLARHRLLVLEPSSQVDPSLQLTPTS
- a CDS encoding ROK family transcriptional regulator, coding for MAISSTERTDVNRSAILAHLGASGPASRAELARTLSVSPALMTQLTRELISDGLVVELESAPSSGGRPARLLGLVAGGGRAIGIKVVADHIAFVEVGIDGRVLRSQSEPFDAAAATSLAELAERIRNFIDGGADAPLLGVGVGVPGSVDLPGSGVVDAPQLDWVQVPIGESLRRSLGLPVIVENNVNALAAAERLFGLGRTAANFLVVTIGTGVGAAVVANGRIMRGASGGAGELGHFPVADEGPACRCGNRGCLEAHISEDALVSAGRERGALPAGAGIAELLAAADRGESGAIGVFEDAGRLLGRTLAGVVQVVDPALVIVLGEGTAAWAHWSGGFEPAFRAHLMARRRSIPVEVERWQDDSWAQGAAALVLATPFESEGLTGDQGRLIRARLVEQAARA
- a CDS encoding lactonase family protein, which produces MSRTAGATRFWVGASTMGRIGSAARGIRPLDVAADGTATLGEVVDVGPNPTYLAFSAATGVLGIVHELSSGLVSAWTIEGDTALPFGDAGSTGAADPCHLSFNEAGDLVFAANYSGSRLSVHPVGPDAAAEAVLTVDFEGSGPNRGRQEAPHPHQAVLDSARDRVLVPDLGADRIRVLSLRDLPVALEHYDADDIVVHAGAGPRHLVIDGDLAITANELDRTVSIVDLAAGRELAWFPVDETVEPRGLGFSAIRLTRDGIVLVGDRDADAVSALRFDADTLALELVVSVPTGGRHPRDLHVTHDERFALVADQGSDSIAIVALEHGVPTGVIGTVATPAPSCLARMP